Proteins from a genomic interval of Rhipicephalus microplus isolate Deutch F79 chromosome 6, USDA_Rmic, whole genome shotgun sequence:
- the LOC119166933 gene encoding bone morphogenetic protein 2 — MTPSPGHKMGKWLLLLWPPLLLPHVCSGDPSLELAKARLLQALGLESAPHRGSSAKLPVVPDHMAKLFSKWRENEGAFLTTGGSADTVRSHTPWGPDREAQTGGARFRFNVSGDPDESLLGAELRLFRLPSEPSECPSGAAAPVELIRVYEVLRPATRKLGEAHLRLLDTRAISSKGWLALDVLPAVRRWLVGEPNHGLYVQVVDARTGASNSSRVLLRRERHSERYWAQRQPVLVTYSADGKRAPKRVRRGAARRRKQPPGKQGRDACRRHSLRIEFSHVGWNDWIVAPPSYEAYYCHGTCPFPMPEHLNSTNHAIVQSLVNSMRASKVPGACCVPTDLSPVSLLYVDAFERVVLKNYQDMVVEGCGCR, encoded by the exons ATGACGCCATCGCCTG GCCACAAGATGGGTaagtggctgctgctgctgtggccaCCTCTGCTGCTGCCGCACGTGTGCAGTGGCGATCCGTCGCTGGAGCTGGCCAAGGCACGCCTGCTCCAGGCACTCGGCCTGGAGTCGGCGCCGCACAGAGGCTCCTCCGCAAAGCTGCCCGTGGTGCCGGACCACATGGCCAAGCTGTTCTCGAAGTGGCGGGAAAACGAGGGCGCCTTCCTCACGACCGGCGGCTCGGCCGACACCGTGCGTAGCCACACGCCGTGGGGCCCCGACCGCGAGGCACAGACCGGGGGAGCACGCTTTCGCTTCAACGTGAGCGGCGACCCGGACGAGAGCCTGCTGGGGGCCGAGCTGCGCCTCTTCCGGCTCCCGTCCGAGCCCTCAGAGTGTCCCAGCGGTGCCGCGGCGCCCGTCGAACTGATACGCGTCTACGAGGTCCTCCGACCGGCCACTCGCAAACTAGGCGAGGCGCACCTCCGGCTCCTGGACACGCGCGCCATCTCGTCCAAGGGATGGCTCGCCCTGGACGTCCTTCCGGCGGTACGCCGCTGGCTGGTCGGAGAGCCCAACCACGGCCTCTACGTGCAAGTCGTCGACGCCCGGACGGGCGCCTCCAACTCCAGCAGGGTTCTTCTGCGGCGCGAGCGGCACAGCGAGCGATACTGGGCCCAGAGGCAGCCGGTGCTGGTCACGTACTCGGCCGACGGCAAGCGCGCGCCGAAGAGAGTCCGACGCGGCGCCGCACGGCGCCGCAAGCAGCCGCCGGGCAAACAGGGCCGCGACGCCTGTCGCCGCCACTCGCTGCGCATCGAGTTCAGTCACGTGGGCTGGAACGACTGGATCGTGGCGCCGCCCAGTTACGAGGCGTACTACTGCCACGGCACGTGCCCGTTCCCGATGCCCGAACACCTGAACAGTACGAACCACGCGATCGTGCAGTCGCTGGTCAACTCGATGCGCGCCAGCAAGGTGCCTGGCGCGTGCTGCGTGCCCACCGACCTGTCGCCCGTGTCGCTGCTGTACGTGGACGCGTTCGAGCGCGTCGTCCTTAAGAACTACCAGGACATGGTCGTCGAGGGATGCGGCTGCAGGTGA